From Saccharomycodes ludwigii strain NBRC 1722 chromosome IV, whole genome shotgun sequence, one genomic window encodes:
- the EAF1 gene encoding Eaf1p (similar to Saccharomyces cerevisiae YDR359C | EAF1 | Esa1p-Associated Factor) translates to MSSFKELHIQELKLNDLIEKRKELLIQYYKEQQDQHPSIDIGKIITLDQYISHYNIKNISDFNSFDINFLKRKLPIEDENQKPLEITTKKRKTNIFSDDDLYKKRLLEKSIIQLSKNNFKKNKTNNTTRLTYKRFTRDELNTKESIILLMKNEIPSKVPRSIPLAELRYLTSTLPLSKLLPKSHKTLTTDIWNTTLNESRISVVSSRIEELRRNNMWSLRQPKKFIDNLPFFGVRNIVTHRQRLLQEGKWCQMDFKELHKLKMAKCVFIADSIKEYWLMGKEKCCVKRLKRNEEQINDKSKADSSQINIFKYQIFDDDLSELEKAVVDNLPLYEPFDENIKEQNIEFVPISKTTITLDDDKFMKLVEKEVIDLDTSLEALSKRRGLFGSNSNRRGHYLRPPVPPPLELLPFRTPTLWLPQDDQLLVSLINQFKFNWDIVSSHMSVNTTNGYLSNTERRTPWQCFERYVQLNVKFDINDLRGTRAHMTYYWLVQAHKLQLKLKRRISPLGVTEDSIQRGHRRLRWASMFEAMRKVIKKRENVPKPNPQQSRKPMDLSNTKIPTPREMSELKAQRDEALKKDLLMRKYNKQKVLQRQILQQQQQQQQQQKQKQQQQQQQKQQQKQQQYQSQQTPPTVSHTGDTQSPSSSSHQKRVSSARLSLSQSPRQTPIEAEASFKQHLSPRIIIETYAKKLMQQKLDLSPEIALKAAENYYIQIFRQQQIANGENHLGSVNNDNNGHILPNIVNAKSITNYDNNISANNNISTNNNISTNNNISTNNNKNTDTFKDGFNVSKYRTPTPQEILQQSQSHQQQFIGPVTTPTSQEIIQRSQQQQQIIADRKPTSQEIIQKSQQGRS, encoded by the coding sequence ATGTCTTCTTTTAAAGAGTTACATATTCAAGAGTTAAAACTAAATGATTtgatagaaaaaagaaaagaattattaattcaatattataaagAACAACAAGATCAACATCCGAGCATTGATATAGGTAAAATTATCACTTTAGATCAATACATTTCccattataatattaaaaatatttccgACTTTAACAGTTTTGATATAAActttttgaaaagaaaattaccTATCGAAGATGAAAACCAGAAACCTTTAGAAATTACAActaagaaaagaaaaaccaaCATATTTTCAGATGATGATTTGTATAAGAAACGTCTATTAGAGAAAAGTATAATTCAACTTTCCAAgaataactttaaaaaaaataaaacaaataatactactagATTAACTTACAAGAGATTTACACGAGATGAGCTAAACACAAAAGAgtctattattttattaatgaaaaacgAAATACCTTCAAAAGTACCAAGGTCTATTCCACTAGCAGAGTTAAGATATTTAACTTCAACATTACCGCTATCAAAACTATTACCAAAGTCGCATAAAACCTTAACTACGGACATTTGGAATACAACTTTAAATGAAAGTAGAATTTCGGTGGTAAGTTCTCGTATTGAAGAATTGAGAAGAAATAATATGTGGTCCTTAAGACAAcctaaaaaatttatagaTAATTTGCCCTTTTTCGGTGTAAGAAATATTGTTACACATAGACAGAGATTGTTACAGGAGGGTAAATGGTGTCAAATGGACTTTAAAGAATTacacaaattaaaaatggctAAATGTGTTTTTATTGCCGATTCTATAAAGGAGTACTGGCTAATGGGCAAGGAAAAATGCTGTGTTAAAAGActtaaaagaaatgaagaacaaattaatgataaatCTAAAGCTGATTCCAGTCAAATTAATATCTTCAAATACCAAATTTTTGATGATGATCTAAGTGAGTTAGAAAAAGCAGTTGTTGATAACCTACCACTATATGAACCTTTTGATGAAAACATTAAAGAGCAAAATATAGAGTTTGTTCCAATATCCAAAACAACTATAACTTTAGATGATGATAAGTTTATGAAGCTAgtagaaaaagaagttaTAGATTTGGATACTTCCTTGGAAGCGTTAAGCAAAAGAAGAGGGTTATTTGGAAGTAACAGTAATAGAAGAGGCCATTATTTAAGACCCCCAGTACCGCCACCCTTAGAATTGTTACCATTTAGGACCCCAACTTTATGGTTACCTCAAGATGATCAATTATTGgtttctttaataaatcagTTTAAATTTAACTGGGACATTGTTAGCTCTCATATGTCTGTTAATACTACAAATGGATACTTATCTAATACAGAAAGAAGAACTCCTTGGCAATGTTTTGAAAGATATGTTCAGTTAAATGTTAAGTTTGATATCAATGATTTAAGAGGAACACGTGCACATATGACCTATTATTGGTTGGTGCAGGCCCATAAGCTGCAactaaaattgaaaagaagaatatCACCATTAGGTGTCACGGAAGATAGTATTCAAAGAGGCCACAGACGATTAAGATGGGCAAGTATGTTTGAGGCAATGAGAAAAGTTATtaagaaaagggaaaatgTTCCTAAACCAAATCCACAGCAATCAAGGAAACCCATGGACTTATCTAATACAAAAATTCCAACACCACGAGAAATGTCCGAATTGAAGGCACAAAGAGATGAGGCATTGAAGAAGGATTTGTTGATGAGGAAATATAATAAGCAAAAAGTATTGCAACGTCAAATAttacagcaacaacaacaacaacagcaacaacaaaagcaaaaacaacaacaacaacagcagcagAAACAGCAGCAGAAACAGCAGCAGTATCAATCTCAACAAACACCACCGACAGTTTCTCATACTGGAGATACCCAGTCACCCTCTAGTAGTTCTCATCAGAAAAGGGTTTCGTCTGCACGTCTATCACTGTCACAGTCACCAAGGCAAACACCTATTGAAGCAGAGGCTAGTTTTAAACAACATTTATCTCCTCGTATTATCATTGAAACTTATGCAAAAAAGCTCATGCAACAAAAGCTGGATTTATCTCCAGAAATTGCGCTAAAAGCCGCAGAGAATTATTACATCCAAATATTCAGACAACAGCAAATTGCTAATGGTGAAAATCACCTCGGCTCTGTTAATAACGATAACAATGGCCATATATTACCTAATATTGTCAATGCAAAATCTATAACTAattatgataataatatttctgctaataataatatttctactaataataatatttctactaataataatatttctactaataataataaaaatactgaCACTTTTAAGGATGGTTTCAATGTTTCCAAATATAGAACACCTACACCACAAGAAATTTTACAACAAAGTCAATCacatcaacaacaatttaTCGGCCCTGTAACAACACCTACGTCACAGGAAATTATCCAAAGAtctcaacaacaacaacaaataatcGCTGATAGAAAGCCTACATCGCAAGAAATTATTCAGAAATCACAACAAGGTCGGTCATAG
- the BCP1 gene encoding protein-transporting protein BCP1 (similar to Saccharomyces cerevisiae YDR361C | BCP1 | essential protein involved in nuclear export of Mss4p) → MVEVTTLSKLSEISNANNKKKKRELDEEESDIDISSTDSEVEDTDSESGDDQEIVNIDFDFYNVNKDVDFHALKNLLRQLFGQTESNKIHLSSLVDLILDAPATTTIKCDGNESDPYCFLTLLDYKENKSSDYVSYLKNKVDTKITTFFNTLDKSNKTLALLLSERLINMPPEVVSPLFKITLEDAYNNLGNDKHYDLYFIVSRKYEVNFDNDEDAGNNIKKLSSNKRTKPAYEIDYFHPEDQFIEKYASVKYDSVPRKGIINSYNIIDHSNLVKAIEEFENEVSKW, encoded by the coding sequence ATGGTTGAAGTTACAACTCTCTCTAAACTAAGTGAAATTTCGAatgccaataataaaaagaaaaaacggGAAttagatgaagaagaatcAGATATTGATATCAGTAGTACCGACTCTGAAGTTGAAGATACTGATTCAGAATCTGGAGATGATCAAGAAATAGTCaatattgattttgatttttataatgTCAATAAAGATGTTGATTTTCATGCCTTAAAAAACTTATTACGCCAATTATTCGGCCAAACAGAATCCaataaaatacatttaAGTAGCTTGGTTGATTTAATACTAGATGCACCAGCCACCACTACAATCAAATGTGATGGTAATGAATCAGATCCATATTGCTTTTTAACTTTACTTGATTACAAGGAGAATAAATCTAGTGATTATGTGTCgtatttgaaaaacaaagtCGATAccaaaataacaacattTTTCAACACTTTAGATAAATCCAACAAAACTTTAGCCTTGTTATTGTCTGAAAGATTAATTAACATGCCACCAGAAGTTGTTTCTCCATTATTTAAGATAACTTTGGAAGATGCCTACAACAACTTAGGAAATGACAAGCATTAtgatttgtattttattgtcAGTAGAAAATATGAAGTAAATTTTGATAACGATGAGGATGctggtaataatattaaaaaattaagtaGTAACAAAAGAACCAAACCGGCATATGAAattgattattttcatcCAGAAGAtcaatttattgaaaagtaTGCTTCTGTAAAATATGATTCGGTTCCTAGGAAGGGTATAATAAatagttataatattattgaccATAGCAATTTAGTTAAAGCAATTgaagaatttgaaaatgaagtTTCCAAGTGGTAA
- the CTM1 gene encoding cytochrome c lysine N-methyltransferase (similar to Saccharomyces cerevisiae YHR109W | CTM1 | CyTochrome c Methyltransferase) translates to MDFVNWIKYTNNNIILNPNLVIKDTGYGGLGVFYQNNNSCTTTSINTHTNNNANIELMRIPKKFTFSLDTLKPYVNELPFIKGALMQLNIDAEFNFVNKYLSETTLLVYYMCLFFSMSKLGHQDLPQFLIRYIKQVLLKTNICKPIMYEDEEDLEDYWNLSYSAQKRLSKEYGFVTQLYTFLTESLNLSIELDECKQIYAAVTSRVLEIPEEVNRNNDDFTINTTLVPMLDFVNHDNDQKNAYFDVDRNTNDVLLLLENKNQQESVFEIFISYDPVEELAKFDFTYGFIPKNLHHEQIFKLELSPSLVPKEHRILYKWFKIPLYVNLKVLPYSTSPIPIVEIEDSDQLVLLSLPYVNDLIYDTELEEKLIKDLNTLKHPNPRVYALTVIDIMEAGNTDENEEDALLNYIDFPQLRYSYEDSTGRNNKLEKQDVLNLVNVCAEIKKKFINDFLLKYCKKRLEYLENEVDTKNIAIANLEMDILKSLTMNNSTAKMDYIQDYYCSSSSTNSENEDYTVETYGKSQHDKLEDWVKEHNDSWIWKNIPPV, encoded by the coding sequence ATGGATTTTGTTAATTGGATcaaatatacaaataataacattatcTTAAATCCAAACTTAGTCATAAAAGATACAGGTTATGGGGGATTAGGtgttttttatcaaaataataattcttgtACTACCACTTCCATAAATACACATACCAACAACAATGCTAATATCGAGTTGATGAGAATTCCTAAAAAGTTCACTTTTTCCTTGGACACTTTAAAACCCTATGTGAATGAGTTACCCTTTATTAAAGGTGCCTTGATGCAATTGAATATAGATGCAGagtttaattttgttaataaatatCTCTCGGAAACAACTTTATTGGTATATTATAtgtgtttatttttcagtATGAGCAAATTGGGCCATCAAGATTTGCCACAGTTTCTAATaagatatataaaacaagttttattaaaaactaatATTTGCAAACCAATAATGTACGAGGATGAAGAAGATTTAGAGGATTATTGGAATCTATCGTATTCTGCTCAAAAAAGACTCTCAAAAGAATATGGATTTGTTACGCAATTATACACTTTTTTAACTGAGAGCTTGAATCTATCCATTGAATTGGATGAATGTAAACAGATTTATGCCGCTGTTACAAGCAGAGTCCTGGAAATCCCAGAAGAAGTCAACCGAAATAACGATGATTTTACAATAAATACTACATTAGTCCCCATGCTAGACTTTGTTAATCATGACAATGATCAAAAAAATGCTTATTTTGATGTAGATAGAAACACAAATGATGTTTTATTGcttttagaaaataaaaatcaacaaGAATCTGTTTTTGAGATATTTATTAGTTACGATCCAGTGGAGGAATTGGcaaaatttgattttacTTATGGTtttattccaaaaaatttacatCATGagcaaatttttaaattagaATTATCACCTTCGTTAGTACCCAAAGAACATagaattttatataaatggTTTAAGATCCCATTATATGTTAACTTAAAGGTATTGCCATATTCAACATCACCAATTCCTATCGTTGAAATTGAAGACAGTGATCAACtggttttattatctttgcCCTATGttaatgatttaatttatgATACTGAATTAGAAGAAAAACTGATAAAGGACTTGAATACTTTGAAACATCCAAATCCTAGAGTATACGCACTAACAGTTATTGATATAATGGAAGCTGGTAATACCGATGAGAATGAAGAAGACGCATTGTTGAATTATATCGATTTCCCTCAGTTAAGATATTCGTATGAAGATAGTACTGGAAGgaataataaattggaaaagCAAGACGTTTTGAATCTTGTTAACGTATGTGCagagattaaaaaaaaatttattaatgattttttactaaaatattgtaaaaaaagaCTAGAATACTTGGAAAATGAGGTTgatactaaaaatattgcaATTGCTAATTTGGAAatggatattttaaaaagtttgaCAATGAACAACAGTACTGCTAAGATGGATTATATTCAAGACTATTATTGTTCATCATCCTCGACAAACAGCGAGAATGAAGATTATACTGTGGAAACGTACGGTAAGAGCCAACATGATAAATTAGAGGATTGGGTAAAAGAACATAATGATAGTTGGATATGGAAGAACATTCCACCTGTGTAA
- the ERP5 gene encoding Erp5p (similar to Saccharomyces cerevisiae YHR110W | ERP5 | Emp24p/Erv25p Related Protein), whose translation MVKLFPGALVLSIIVILLSINITSALYVYIPRGESKCFFEELAKDSLISGALKAQIGVEDTGNIQGKLKYIDTQDISIEITVDETFDNNQRVFSQKISNIGEFTFTALDTGEHEICIKPIINSKEPIINSNTNSNIRLFVDFSLGNVQSLDSRKKKTLSNLKDRVDQLTARLQNIKSEQTIIRDRETKFRDESEAVNSKIVFWSIIQIFILISMCIFQLRYLRSFFVKQKIV comes from the coding sequence ATGGTTAAATTATTCCCTGGTGCATTAGTGTTGTCAATAATAGTGATCTTACTATCTATTAACATCACCTCTGCTTTATATGTTTATATTCCTCGTGGCGAATccaaatgtttttttgaAGAATTGGCCAAAGACTCATTAATTTCAGGTGCATTGAAAGCACAAATTGGTGTGGAAGATACTGGCAATATACAAGGTAAGTTAAAATACATCGATACTCAAGATATAAGCATAGAAATTACTGTTGATGAAacttttgataataatcaaAGAGTTTTCAGCCAAAAAATCTCTAATATTGGTGAATTTACATTCACCGCTTTAGATACTGGTGAACATGAAATATGTATAAAACCTATAATCAATTCTAAAGAACCAATCATAAACAGTAACACAAATTCAAATATCAGATTATTTGTTGACTTTTCATTGGGTAACGTTCAAAGCTTGGACagtaggaaaaaaaaaactttaagCAATTTAAAAGATCGTGTTGATCAATTGACGGCTAGattacaaaatattaaatcagAACAAACCATTATAAGGGATAGAGAGACTAAATTTAGAGACGAAAGTGAAGCAGTTAATTCTAAGATTGTATTTTGGTCTATTATAcagatttttattttgatttccatgtgtatttttcaattaagATATTTAAGGAGTTTCTttgtaaaacaaaaaattgtttaa
- the UBA4 gene encoding Uba4p (similar to Saccharomyces cerevisiae YHR111W | UBA4 | UBiquitin-Activating) — protein MAVNSDIDELKKEIEKLKLENANLRKNATLSANTHLPISIAEYSRYGRQMICEESNGIEGQLKLKNSKVLFIGAGGLACPALAYLAGAGIGHIGIVDDDVVENSNLHRQILHDSTKVGMLKCESAKEYITKLNPHINVTTHPVRLDNYNAFNIFKQYDIILDCTDTPITRYLISDVSVNCGKVVVSASGVGTEGQLCILNFADVGPCYRCFYPTPPPPNTVSSCSDGGVIGPCIGLVGVMMAVETMKLILGVYTVENFKPFLLQYCGFPNQTLRSFKMRYRQATCACCGDAAHRKISQENIESGEINYGIFCGSKNYDVCQSSERLNIQDFYNDYYRKDQKANGHLLLDVRPRHHYQISHLPNSYNVTVKELKQMNGDLTLLKREIPEVNKDSEIIVICRRGNDSRLATRLLKDQFEIPNVKDVIGGFFRYIDEIDPQIPKY, from the coding sequence atggCAGTAAACAGCGACAttgatgaattaaaaaaagaaatagaaaaactaaaattggaaaatgcCAACTTGAGGAAAAACGCCACATTATCTGCTAATACTCATTTACCAATAAGCATAGCTGAATATAGTCGGTATGGAAGACAAATGATTTGTGAAGAATCTAATGGCATTGAGGGccaattaaaattaaaaaacagtaaagttttgtttattGGTGCTGGTGGATTAGCATGTCCTGCTTTAGCCTACTTAGCAGGCGCTGGTATTGGTCatattggtattgttgatgatgatgtGGTGGAAAACTCCAACTTGCATCGTCAAATTTTGCATGACTCCACCAAAGTTGGAATGTTAAAATGTGAAAGTGCTAAAGAATATATAACCAAATTAAATCCACACATTAATGTTACCACCCATCCAGTTAGGTTGGACAATTACAACGCATTTAACATTTTCAAGCAATATGACATAATTTTGGATTGTACGGATACTCCAATAACAAGGTATTTGATATCTGATGTGTCTGTTAACTGTGGTAAAGTTGTAGTATCTGCATCAGGAGTAGGTACAGAAGGTCAATTGTgcattttaaattttgcCGACGTTGGACCTTGTTATAGGTGTTTCTATCCAACGCCACCGCCCCCAAATACAGTATCTTCTTGTTCGGATGGTGGCGTTATAGGCCCATGTATTGGTTTGGTTGGTGTAATGATGGCTGTGGAAACTATGAAATTAATATTGGGGGTTTATACtgttgaaaattttaaaccgtttttattacaatatTGCGGTTTCCCAAACCAAACTTTAAGAAGTTTTAAAATGAGGTACAGACAGGCAACTTGTGCATGTTGTGGAGATGCCGCACATCGCAAAATTTCTCAGGAAAATATAGAATCTGGTGAGATAAACTATGGTATTTTTTGCGGATCCAAGAATTATGATGTTTGTCAATCATCGGAAAGACTGAATATTCAAGATTTTTATAATGATTATTACAGAAAAGATCAAAAGGCAAATGGTCATTTGTTATTAGACGTCAGGCCCCGTCATCACTACCAAATTTCACATCTACCAAACAGTTATAATGTTACTGTTAAAGAGTTGAAACAAATGAATGGTGATCTAACTCTTTTGAAAAGGGAAATCCCAGAAGTGAATAAAGATTCTGAGATCATTGTTATATGTAGACGTGGAAATGACTCACGGTTAGCTACAAGGTTGTTAAAAGACCAATTTGAAATACCTAATGTGAAAGATGTAATCGGCGGGTTTTTTAGATACATTGATGAGATAGATCCTCAAATaccaaaatattaa
- the TFC6 gene encoding transcription factor TFIIIC subunit TFC6 (similar to Saccharomyces cerevisiae YDR362C | TFC6 | Transcription Factor C): MAKMKRTIDSHNNNNIYNAGSLINIEPELSVDNITQTTIHENTTSRKDNEKESASNKNTNNKLIESPKRTNITCEENIEIYNEEPLPKKQRKTPKNSSKGTNPSSTTNKTPKKKPLGKKISSLEQISEFYNSGMKKLSSNYKELRSIRDLSSGVVKIERMYGFKNKKKLTEIGKFCDLFKNHIFTFPQDILVEKDYLARFDNSQDLQKIREIFEQKNANEYERQSMEQLQNNFDFNGNNKAQKIIFENNESEIDLLPSATQFSIPKDNYLDFPVFKFGTRNGLIYNTSYLITDLEWIPISGINATTQLLVVAKSAHASKQDDPKLKLFGTETHTSVLDVFQVEIADHVKIKKIQTIVHNLGEIWNMKCVNKLTETEENGDGIITKVKTVLLFCCQQGSINGIDIKCDLHLQQAHDEDSVGNNDVTILSLKNIPITIKLSRSPITCFDFINSTTIIAGFQSGHIAEFDLTDPELVPSYYHRIHESYITSIVVSYSDFENPIICTNSYDGCIVMLDPTCLFTSKEVVGKFRGANFAPMCYSPQLLCVIFTDGINSVKYVAPHAIFASHCLALHENSVSSLASSKLHPMILSGSADGAVYMHNLQRRIFSSAKLLNLGYKYIRLWDWKYNKELDTYRLDGNYHIKDFSAIDITKLKMEPPGINISCIKWNESLSGAKVYAFTNSAGLLVIEKLE, translated from the coding sequence ATGGctaaaatgaaaaggaCAATTGATagtcataataataacaatatttataatgCTGGTTCACTTATAAATATCGAGCCAGAACTTTCCGTTGATAATATTACACAAACAACAATACATGAAAATACTACTTCCAGAAAAGATAATGAAAAGGAATCTGcatctaataaaaatacaaataataagcTTATAGAATCACCGAAAAGAACAAATATAACTTGTGaggaaaatattgaaatttatAATGAAGAACCGTTACCGAAGAAGCAAAGGAAAACACCTAAAAATTCTTCTAAAGGTACAAATCCTTCTTCCACCACCAATAaaacaccaaaaaaaaaaccgttgggtaaaaaaattagttcATTAGAACAAATATCTGAGTTTTATAATTCAGGCATGAAAAAGTTATCCTCCAATTACAAAGAATTGCGTTCAATCAGGGATTTATCTTCTGGTGTTGTCAAAATTGAAAGAATGTATggtttcaaaaataaaaaaaaattaactgaAATAGGCAAGTTTTGcgatttatttaaaaaccaTATTTTCACTTTCCCACAAGATATACTTGTTGAAAAAGATTATCTTGCCCGTTTTGATAATTCCCaagatttacaaaaaattagagaaatttttgaacaaaaaaatgcgAACGAATATGAAAGACAGAGTATGGAACAATtgcaaaataattttgacttcaatggtaataataaagcacaaaaaataatatttgaaaataacgAATCGGAAATTGATCTTTTACCGTCTGCTACCCAATTTTCCATTCCAAAAGACAATTATTTGGATTTCCCGGTTTTCAAGTTTGGTACGCGCAATggtttaatttataatacCTCGTACTTAATTACAGACTTAGAATGGATACCGATTTCTGGAATAAATGCTACTACACAACTGTTGGTTGTTGCCAAGTCAGCTCATGCTTCCAAACAAGATGATCCAAAGTTGAAATTATTCGGTACGGAAACACATACTAGTGTTTTGGATGTTTTTCAAGTGGAAATTGCTGATCACGtcaagataaaaaaaatacaaacgATAGTTCACAATTTGGGCGAAATATGGAATATGAAATGTGTGAATAAATTAACTGAAACGGAAGAAAATGGAGATGGTATCATTACCAAAGTCAAGACAGTcctattattttgttgtcAACAAGGTTCAATAAATGGTATTGACATAAAATGCGATCTTCATCTACAACAAGCCCATGATGAGGATAGTGTTGGGAACAACGATGTGACTATATTATCCTTAAAAAACATACCCATTACTATAAAACTATCTAGGTCACCAATTACttgttttgattttataaaCTCAACAACGATTATAGCTGGATTTCAGTCAGGGCATATTGCAGAATTTGATTTGACAGATCCAGAGTTGGTGCCATCGTATTATCACAGAATACACGAGTCCTACATTACTTCTATTGTGGTATCATATtctgattttgaaaatccAATTATTTGCACTAATTCCTATGATGGATGTATTGTCATGCTTGATCCAACCTGTTTATTCACATCTAAAGAGGTAGTTGGTAAATTTAGGGGTGCTAATTTTGCACCCATGTGCTACTCCCCACAACTATTATGCGTAATTTTCACTGATGGAATCAATTCTGTGAAATATGTCGCACCACACGCCATTTTTGCCTCTCACTGTTTAGCACTTCATGAAAATAGTGTTAGTTCTCTAGCTTCGTCCAAGTTACATCCCATGATATTATCAGGTTCAGCTGATGGTGCAGTCTACATGCACAACTTACAAAGAAGAATATTTAGCAGTGCAAAATTGTTAAACCTGGgctataaatatattaggTTATGGGATTGGAAGTATAATAAGGAACTAGATACTTATAGATTGGATGGGAATTACCACATTAAAGATTTTAGTGCAATTGACATTacaaaattgaaaatggaACCACCTGGAATAAATATATCGTGTATTAAATGGAATGAATCTTTAAGTGGTGCTAAGGTGTATGCATTTACTAATAGTGCAGGTTTACTTGTGATAGAAAAATTAGAGTGA
- the KTR1 gene encoding alpha-1,2-mannosyltransferase KTR1 (similar to Saccharomyces cerevisiae YOR099W | KTR1 | Kre Two Related) → MKFRGQQQERIYKFFGVITALLLTLWLLLPSNVSTTKLSAKAGISLPLETYVSQNNLGFKYNRVKQAPYPGPRVKAAFVTLARNRDLWGLIKSIKSVEDRFNYKFQYNWIFLNDDEFTDEFKRLTTAVVSGETFYGKVPKEQWSVPDWIDKEKAAKGRTEMREKGVLYGDSVPYRFMCRYESGLFFKHPLLDDYEYYWRVEPDVEFFCDIDYDVFKFMKDNNKMYGFTISLHEYEETVKTLWNTTKSFLEEHPQYLHENNMMDFISDDEGFSYNMCHFWSNFEVASLDFWRGPAYTDYFNYLDKAGGFFYERWGDAPVHSIAAALFLDRNQIHHFDDISYYHPPFVQCSVDENVRLNGRCTCDPKEDFTWNDYSCTSKYYYINNLEKPKNWQMNM, encoded by the coding sequence ATGAAGTTTCGTGGCCAGCAACAAGAACgtatttataaattttttggtGTGATTACAGCTTTATTACTCACTTTATGGTTATTACTACCCTCTAATGTGTCCACTACCAAGCTATCAGCAAAAGCCGGTATATCACTACCTTTAGAAACTTATGTTTCTCAAAACAATTTAggatttaaatataatcgTGTTAAACAAGCACCATACCCTGGTCCAAGGGTCAAGGCAGCCTTTGTTACTTTGGCTCGTAATCGTGATTTATGGGGATTAATTAAATCCATCAAAAGTGTTGAAGATCgttttaattataaattcCAATATAATTGGATTTTCTTAAACGATGACGAATTTACTgatgaatttaaaagacTAACGACTGCCGTCGTTAGTGGCGAAACATTTTATGGTAAAGTTCCTAAGGAGCAATGGAGTGTTCCAGACTGGATCGATAAGGAAAAAGCTGCTAAAGGTAGAACCGAAATGAGAGAGAAGGGTGTTTTATACGGTGATAGTGTTCCATATAGATTTATGTGTAGATATGAGAGTGGgttatttttcaaacatCCACTATTGGATGATTATGAATATTACTGGCGTGTTGAACCAGATGTGGAATTTTTCTGTGATATCGACTATgatgttttcaaattcatgaaagataacaataaaatgtATGGTTTTACTATTAGTTTGCATGAATATGAAGAAACTGTCAAAACCTTATGGAATACtacaaaatcatttttgGAGGAACATCCTCAATATTTGCATGAGAACAATATGATGGATTTCATTAGTGATGATGAAGGTTTCTCTTATAACATGTGCCATTTTTGGTCTAATTTTGAAGTTGCCTCCTTAGATTTTTGGAGAGGTCCTGCTTATACTGACTATTTCAACTATTTGGATAAAGCAGGTGGGTTCTTTTATGAAAGATGGGGTGATGCACCAGTTCATTCTATTGCTGCTGCTTTGTTTCTAGACAGAAATCAAATACATCACTTTGATGATATCTCTTATTATCATCCACCATTTGTTCAATGTTCTGTTGATGAAAATGTCAGATTGAATGGTCGTTGCACATGCGATCCAAAGGAAGATTTCACTTGGAATGATTATTCATGCACTTCcaagtattattatattaataatttggaaaaaccaaaaaactGGCAAATGAATAtgtaa